A segment of the Oncorhynchus gorbuscha isolate QuinsamMale2020 ecotype Even-year unplaced genomic scaffold, OgorEven_v1.0 Un_scaffold_4280, whole genome shotgun sequence genome:
AGACAGGGCTGATGCTGGCGGTCAGTCATGGCAGGATGGACATGGTTCGGGCGCTGCTGGCCCAGGGGGCAGAGGTCAATGTCCAGGATGATGAGGGTTCTACAGCCCTGATGTGTGCCAGCGAACATGGCCACGCTGAGATAGTCAAACTACTGCTGGCCCAGCCGGGCTGCGACGCCACTCTCAGCGACAGTGtgagtgtctctgtctgtctgtctggctggctggctggctggctggctggctggctggctgtctgtgtgtctgtctgtctgcctggctgtgtctctggctgtgtctctggctgtgtctctgtctgtctgtctgtctggctgtgtctctgtctgtctctctggctgtgtctctggctgtgtctctgtctgtctgtctggctgtgtctctggctgtgtctctgtctgtctgtctggctgtgtctctggctgtgtctctgtctgtctggctgtgtctctggctgtctctgtctgtctggctgtgtctctgtctgtctctggctgtgtctctgtctgtctctggctgtgtctctgtctgtctctggctgtgtctctggctgtgtctctggctgtgtctctggctgtctctggctgtgtctctggctgtctctggctgtgtctctggctgtgtctctggctgtctctggctgtgtctctgtctgtgtctgtctgtctgtctgtctctgtctgtgtctctgtctgtctctgtctgtgtctctgtctgtctgtctgtgtctctgtctgtctgtctgtctgtctgtctgtctgtctgtctgtctgtctgtctgtctgtctgtctgtctgtctgtgtctctgtctgtctgtctgtctgtgtctctgtctgtctgtctgtctgtgtctctgtctgtctgtctgtctgtgtctctgtctgtctgtgtctctgtctgtctgtgtctctgtctgtctctgtctgtctggctgtgtctctgtctgtctctgtctgtctgtctgtgtctctgtctgtctgtctgtgtctctgtctgtctgtctgtgtctctgtctgtctgtctgtgtctctgcctgtctgtatctctgtctctgtctgtctgtctctgtctctgtctgtctgtctgtgtctctgtctctgcctgtctgtgtctctgtctctgcctgtctgtgtctctgcctgtctgtgtctctgcctgtctgtgtctctgcctgtctgtgtctctgcctgtctgtgtctctgcctgtctgtgtctctgcctgtctctgtctctgtctgtctgtctgtctgtctgtctgtctgtctgtctgtctgtctgtctgtctgtctgtctgtctgtctgtgtctgtctgtgtctctgtctgtctgtgtctctgtctgtctgtgtctctgtctgtctgtctgtgtctctgtctgtctgtgtctctgtctctgtctgtctgtgtctctgtctctctctgtctctgtctgtctgtgtctctgtctgtctgtgtctctgtctgtctgtgtctctgtctgtctgtgtctctgtctgtctgtgtctctgtctgtctgtgtctctgtctgtctgtgtctctgtctgttcctttcagttgaaggcattcagttgtacaactgactaggtatcccctttcctctctctctctaggatgaGAGCAATGCCCTGTCTATCGCTCTGGAAGCGGGTCACAAGGACATAGCAGTGTTGTTGTACGCCCACGTAAACTTCTCTAAGGCCCAGTCACCGGTCAGTACTCTTTACCGCTGTTCCCTGATCTCTGACCCTTACCTCTgttctctgacctctaacccttaactctgttccctgacctctaacccttaacccttacctctcttccctgacctctaacccttacctctgttctctgacctctaacccttaactctgttccctgacctctaacccttaacccttacctctcttccctgacctctaacccttacctctgttctctgacctctaacccttacctctgtTCCCTgacctataacccttacctctgttccctgacctctaacccttaactctgttccctgacctctaacccctacctctgttctctgacctctaacccttaactctgttccctgacctctaacccttaactctgttccctgacctctaacccttaactctgttccctgacctctaacccctacctctgttctctgacctctaacccttaactctgttccctgacctctaacccttaacccttacctctcTTCCCTgacctataacccttacctctgttCCCTgacctataacccttacctctgttccctgacctctaacccttacctctcttccctgacctctaacccctacctctgttccctgacctctaacccttacctctgttccctgacctctaacccttacctctgttccctgacctctaacccttacctttcTTCCCTgacctataacccttacctctctTCCGtgacctctaacccttacctctcttcccttacctctcttccctgacctctaacccttacctctgttccctgacctctaacccttacctctgttccctgacctctaacccttacctttcttccctgacctctaacccttctctctcttccctgacctctaacccctacctctcttccctgacctctaacccttctctctcttccctgacctctaacccctacctctcttccctgacctctaacccttacctctaacccttacctctcttccctgacctctaacccctacctctcttccctgacctctaacccttacctctcttccctgacctctaacccttacctctgtTCCCTgatctctaaccctgacctctaacccctacctctcttccctgacctctaacccctacctctgttccctgacctctaaccctacctctcttccctgacctctaacccctacctctcttccctgacctctaacccctacctctcttccctgacctctaacccttacctctgtTCCCTGTACCAGAGCTGCTTGCCCTGAAATCACTTTTTGACAAACATATTTTTGTTTTGAGCAGAGCAACTATTCTCCCGCTGTAGTTCTAATGTTATCTATGTGTGCGTGTTGTGTTCGGTTGTttgcgtgttgtgtgtgtgcgcatggcGTGCGTGTTGTGTTCGGTTGTGTgcgcatgttgtgtgtgtgtgcgtgttgtgttCGTTTGTGTgcgcatgttgtgtgtgtgcgcatggtttgtgtgtgtgtctccagggaACCCCTCGTCTGAGTAGGAAGATGTCCCCCAGTCCCACCAGGAGGGGCATGTTTGACTAGCGCCACCGCCCATTGGTCAAGTCTCAtgacaccaaccaaccaaccgcTGAGGATTTCAACCCTCAGGGACAGACTTTGGCCCCACCCCCTGACAACCTGATTGGACCATGTGGGATTATTGACAATGCAGTTCAACCAGAAAGGTTCCATGGGTTTATTGACCATGTGGTCCAACCAGAAAGGTTCCCTGGGTTTATTGACCATGTGGTCCAACCAGAAAGGTTCCCTGGGTTTATTGACCATGTGGTCCAACCAGAAAGGTTCCCTGGGTTTATTGACCATGTGGTCCAACCAGAAAGGTTCCCTGGGTTTATTGACCATGTGGTCCAACCAGAAAGGTTCCCTGGGTTTATTGACCATGTGGTCCAACCAGAAAGGTTCCTGGGGTTTATTGACCATGATGAAAGATGAAACATATTGGTCAGTCTTTTGTAGTAAGATGAGCTGGTATTGGTCAGTCTTGTAGTAAGATGAACTGGTATTGGTCAGTCTTCTACATGAACATCCCAAAGTGTCCTTGTTAAACCACCACCAGCATTCTGTCTGCTCTGAGtggatagagagaagggggagaggagaaggagggagaggagaaggagggagaggagaaggagggagaggaggagggagaggaggaggagggagaggaaaaagagaaggaggagggagaggaaaaagaggagggagaggaggaggagggagaggaggaggagggagaggaggaggagggagaggaggagggagaggaggagggaggagaggaaaaagaggagggagaggaggaggagggagaggaggaggagggagaggaggaggagggagaggaggaggagggagaggaggaggagggagaggaggaggagggagaggaggaggagggagaggaggaggagggagaggagaaagagaaggaggagggagaggagaaagagaaggaggagggagaggagaaagagaaggaggggggagaggagaaagagaaggagggagaggagaaggaggagggagaggagaaagagaaggaggagggagaggaggagggagaggaaaaagagaaggaggagggagaggaggaggagggagaggaaaaagagaaggaggagggagaggagaaagagaaggaggagggagaggagaaagagaaggaggagggagaggagaaagaggaggagggagaggagaaagagaaggaggagggagaggagaaagagaaggagggagaggagaagaaggagggagaggagaaggaggagggagaggagaaggaggagggagaggagaaggaggaggaggagggagaggagaaggaggaggaggagggagaggagaaggaggaggaggagggagaggagaaggaggaggaggagggagaggagaaggaggaggaggagggagaggagaaagagaaggaggagggagaggagaaagagaaggagggagaggagaaagagaaggaggagggagaggaggaggagaaagagaaggaggagggagaggagaaggaggaggagaaagagaaggaggagggagaggagaaggaggaggagaaagagaaggaggagggagaggagaaagagaaggagggagaggagaaagaggaggaggagggagaggagaaagagaaggaggagggagaggagaaagagaaggaggagggagaggagaaagagaaggaggaggaggagggagaggagaaagagaaggagggagaggagaaagaggaggaggagggagaggagaaggaggaggagaaagagaaggaggagggagaggagaaagagaaggaggagggagaggagaaagagaaggaggagggagaggagaaggaggaggagaaagagaaggaggaggagaaagagaaggagagagagaggaggagggaaagaaggagtaGAGAGGCCATACTACTTGAGGAGCTGGACTTCATAAGAACCCGGAAACACAAATACTGTATTCTAGATATGGGCTGCAATAGACAAGCATCCTGTCTAGGCAGTGAATGTGTACATCAAGAGCTGCCTCACAAGAGAGAGAGGTTCAGATAAGGATACTTACTTATCCAGACTATAGACCTTTTCAACTGTCATAATAATAACACTGTCTGTACGCGCAACCAAGAGGTTCCCCAGTAAACATCCGGTGCTGCGGTACCCCAGAACTGCTAACTAGTTAGGTAGTTGACTAGCTAGCACAAAATGACAAGTTCGCATTTCTTGATCCACCAAAAAACTGAAAAAACAACTTATTGACCTATTGACTTGTTACCAGATCCACTAAACACAATCATGAGACAATGTTTATCTACTTTATTATCCGTTTGCTCTGGTGGTGTTGCATTAGACTAGCACAGTAAATAACCACAGAGCTAGCATGATGTGAGGGTAGAGAATGATCAGCTGACCTTGTTAGCCAGCCAGAGCTAGCGTGATGTGAGGGTGGAGAATGATCAGCTGACCTTGTTAGCCAGCCAGAGCTAGCGTGATGTGAGGGTAGAGAAAGATCAGCTGACCTTGTTAGCCAGCCAGAGCTAGCGTGATGTGAGGGTAGAGAAAGATCAGCTGACCTTGTTAGCCAGCCAGAGCTAGCGTGATGTGAGGGTAGAGAAAGATCAGCTGACCTTGTTAGCCAGCCAGAGCTAGCGTGATGTGAGGGTAGAGAAAGATCAGCTGACCTTGTTAGCCAGCCAGAGCTAGCGTGATGTGAGGGTAGAGAATGATCAGCTGACCTTGTTAGCCAGCCAGAGCTAGCGTGATGTGAGGGTAGAGAATGATCAGCTGACCTTGTTAGCCAGCCAGAGCTAGCGTGATGTGAGGGTAGAGAAAGATCAGCTGACCTTGTTAGCCAGCCAGAGCTAGCGTGATGAGGGTAGAGAGCACTAGTTGGACCTTGTTAGCCAACCAGAGCTAGCGTGGATGAGGGGTAGAGAAAGATCAGTTGACCTTGTTAGCCAACCAGAGCTAGCGTGATGTGAGGGGTAGAGAAGATCAGGGGCTTGAGTCCAGAAGCCAGCCAGAGCTGGGCAGTTTAAAAAATGACCTATCAACCTTTCTCGCCAGCCAGAGCTAGCGTGATAATCTGTCACTGATCAGTTGACCTTGTTCCTCCAAAACACATCTAGGGTATTTGCAGGTCTTTTGCCCAGAGCTTAGTTTCAATGGAGAATGATATGGTGTAGTTTAAATGAACCAGAGCTAGCTTGTGAGGGGCTATTCATATATTATCAACCTCACGTTACGAGACAT
Coding sequences within it:
- the LOC124028490 gene encoding KN motif and ankyrin repeat domain-containing protein 1-like, which gives rise to AGQTGLMLAVSHGRMDMVRALLAQGAEVNVQDDEGSTALMCASEHGHAEIVKLLLAQPGCDATLSDSDESNALSIALEAGHKDIAVLLYAHVNFSKAQSPGTPRLSRKMSPSPTRRGMFD